A part of Candidatus Electrothrix aestuarii genomic DNA contains:
- a CDS encoding glycosyltransferase family 4 protein — translation MLEETFYLKSAPLNLYIKSNCKRLIQAPLRYIKGFLFAFSLVDEEFPRMRFRNITRFLGAVLLVDFLEEKNISHVHVHFAFGAAGVAIFLQTISNISYSISIHGSDVLLPQPFTEEKLQYARFIISNCKFHIHNLVRRYPSLEKQKFHLVYLGIDNDSALWSKQTRIPETSPLRILNVARLEEVKGHDILIRACARLKKKGIVFECRIAGEGSKREEITALIDKLGLNDSVILLGACYESDVASLFDWSQIMVLSSLSEGTPMTIIEAMLKARPVVAPRITAIPEMVIEEETGFLFTRENYNELADKLAILATRPELALRMGREGRKRAQQMFNIQQNVRRLVPVFEQVIASDPSH, via the coding sequence TTGCTTGAAGAAACATTTTATCTCAAATCAGCACCGTTGAACCTGTACATCAAAAGCAACTGTAAGCGTCTTATACAAGCCCCTCTTCGCTATATCAAAGGTTTCCTTTTTGCGTTCTCCCTAGTGGATGAAGAATTCCCCAGGATGCGCTTCAGAAATATAACCAGATTTCTTGGAGCTGTCCTCCTGGTAGATTTTTTGGAAGAAAAAAACATTTCTCATGTCCACGTACATTTCGCTTTTGGAGCGGCAGGGGTCGCAATTTTCTTACAAACTATCAGCAACATTTCCTACAGTATCAGCATTCATGGCTCTGATGTTTTACTTCCACAGCCTTTCACGGAAGAAAAGCTGCAATACGCCCGATTTATCATTTCTAACTGCAAATTCCATATACACAATCTGGTCAGACGTTATCCTTCCCTTGAAAAACAAAAATTTCATCTTGTGTACCTGGGCATAGATAACGATTCAGCACTGTGGTCAAAACAAACCCGGATTCCCGAAACATCTCCTCTCCGTATCCTAAACGTAGCACGCTTGGAAGAGGTCAAAGGACACGACATTCTGATTCGGGCCTGTGCGCGCCTCAAAAAAAAGGGTATTGTGTTTGAATGTCGAATTGCTGGAGAGGGATCAAAACGTGAAGAAATAACAGCGTTGATTGATAAATTGGGGCTGAACGATTCCGTTATTCTTTTAGGGGCATGCTATGAGTCCGATGTCGCGTCATTATTTGACTGGTCTCAAATCATGGTGCTCTCTTCACTTAGCGAAGGCACTCCTATGACAATTATCGAAGCTATGCTCAAAGCACGCCCTGTGGTAGCGCCTCGCATCACCGCAATTCCTGAAATGGTTATTGAGGAAGAAACCGGTTTTCTTTTCACCAGGGAAAATTATAATGAGTTGGCTGACAAATTAGCGATCCTCGCAACGCGACCTGAACTGGCTTTACGGATGGGGAGAGAAGGCCGAAAACGTGCCCAACAGATGTTCAATATACAACAAAATGTTAGAAGACTTGTCCCTGTGTTTGAACAGGTCATTGCCAGCGATCCTTCACATTAA
- a CDS encoding glycosyltransferase family A protein, which translates to MTQYKYNIITPVYNEARFLPFVIRSIIDQTHPPEQWVIVDDRSTDNTWSLITEAAEKYPLIQPVSLSGDTARRLGPNVVHVFNKGYDCTKVDQLDFTVKMDADVVLPKQYFEFLLKKFAADEKLGIASGKTFILKNDRWQMERCPNVHTVGPCKMYRLECFRDIGGLIPILGWDKLDGAKARMKGWRTHSARELPVYHLRQMGGEMGAVKTYLSYGKSCYYLREGLLFALGRAIYRSMERPYFSGLFIFIGYIVALLKQEERLDDPELASFFKKEQLRRLSGVTIKQEELFAEKIGEDKDKPFALSLFEQSTNG; encoded by the coding sequence ATGACTCAATATAAATACAATATAATCACTCCGGTTTATAATGAAGCTCGATTCCTTCCGTTTGTAATCCGGTCAATTATCGACCAAACCCACCCTCCTGAACAGTGGGTTATCGTTGATGATCGATCGACGGATAACACTTGGTCTCTTATAACGGAGGCAGCAGAAAAATATCCGCTTATCCAACCAGTAAGCCTTTCAGGAGATACTGCCCGACGATTGGGCCCTAACGTGGTGCATGTTTTTAATAAGGGATATGACTGCACCAAGGTTGATCAGCTTGACTTTACTGTAAAAATGGATGCGGATGTGGTTTTACCAAAACAATATTTCGAATTTTTACTAAAAAAATTTGCTGCCGACGAAAAACTGGGTATAGCGTCAGGAAAAACTTTTATTCTGAAAAATGACCGTTGGCAGATGGAACGATGCCCGAATGTACATACTGTAGGACCATGTAAAATGTACCGTCTGGAGTGTTTTCGCGATATCGGAGGACTTATTCCGATTTTAGGCTGGGATAAATTAGACGGAGCAAAAGCGAGAATGAAAGGCTGGAGAACACATTCCGCCCGCGAACTCCCTGTCTATCATCTGAGACAAATGGGTGGTGAAATGGGCGCGGTGAAAACGTATCTTAGTTATGGAAAATCCTGCTACTACTTACGTGAAGGTCTTCTCTTCGCCCTTGGCAGGGCGATCTACCGATCTATGGAACGCCCCTATTTCAGCGGGCTCTTTATTTTTATAGGATATATCGTCGCGCTCCTAAAGCAGGAGGAGAGGTTGGATGACCCAGAGTTGGCTTCTTTTTTCAAAAAAGAACAGCTAAGGCGCCTCTCAGGAGTCACGATAAAGCAAGAAGAACTTTTTGCAGAAAAAATAGGCGAGGACAAAGACAAACCCTTTGCTCTCTCTCTTTTTGAACAGTCTACTAACGGATAA
- a CDS encoding YkgJ family cysteine cluster protein — translation MPQKNLHYHNDFPYFFNSDACTDCGGKCCRGSQGYIWLNMEELENMAKARGISPDAFARQYVRQVNGGLSLQERIINNEHLCCFLDPVDHYCTIYQQRPEQCRTFPFWEQLKTAFRELMHDCPGIESLR, via the coding sequence ATGCCTCAAAAAAATCTTCATTACCATAACGACTTTCCCTATTTTTTCAATAGCGATGCCTGTACTGACTGCGGAGGAAAATGTTGCCGAGGCAGCCAAGGGTATATCTGGCTCAACATGGAAGAACTGGAAAATATGGCAAAGGCAAGGGGAATATCACCGGACGCCTTTGCCCGGCAATATGTTCGGCAAGTAAACGGGGGATTATCTCTTCAAGAACGAATCATTAATAACGAACATCTCTGCTGCTTCCTGGATCCTGTTGATCATTACTGCACCATTTATCAGCAGCGGCCTGAGCAGTGCAGAACATTTCCTTTTTGGGAGCAGTTAAAAACGGCTTTCAGAGAATTGATGCATGATTGCCCAGGAATTGAGTCGCTACGGTAA
- a CDS encoding cyclic nucleotide-binding domain-containing protein encodes MNKYCVITTDEMLFETISVSIASSDIQQCLALSNITCFSEAVEYINTELPDVVLINFSDNTMNSFALLDMMIKDQWLLNTGIIAISNCSNDTKKLEELRCANIIVVIEERLIVSALPKILSIVLKNRRILFQRGLGMGIMENISGSFWLENDPLEVTSYANLIANFLFNAKKIDSKGKFDLQLALTEMFMNAVEHGNCAIGFEDKKQWIESGGNMGELILQRNQQPDILKKRVRFEYTLKPMEGYFSITDQGEGFDWPGIMERIEQQGLLSLNGRGILLAQSVTRDLTYNEKGNAVTFKFFYNEEMAELVPALFKNIEPRKVDQGDIVFQQGESSSSLYYIVNGSYDIIVNGKIVSCLNSDDIFMGEMSFLLNNRRSATVRAKVKGQLIKISKKEFVRAIKEKPHYALFLTRLLAQRIHRGNHFERMD; translated from the coding sequence ATGAACAAGTATTGTGTTATTACTACTGATGAAATGCTATTTGAAACAATATCCGTGAGTATTGCTTCGTCAGATATTCAACAGTGCCTCGCTTTGAGCAATATCACCTGTTTTTCTGAAGCTGTTGAGTACATTAATACAGAGCTCCCGGACGTTGTGTTGATAAATTTTTCAGACAACACCATGAATAGCTTTGCTTTACTGGATATGATGATCAAGGATCAGTGGCTTCTCAATACCGGTATTATTGCTATATCGAATTGTTCTAACGATACAAAAAAATTGGAAGAACTTCGGTGTGCTAATATTATTGTTGTCATAGAAGAACGGCTGATTGTATCAGCGTTGCCTAAAATACTGTCCATTGTATTGAAAAACAGACGTATTCTCTTTCAGCGTGGGCTGGGGATGGGCATCATGGAAAATATTTCCGGGTCATTCTGGCTGGAGAACGACCCTCTGGAAGTTACATCTTATGCCAACCTTATTGCAAATTTTTTATTTAATGCAAAAAAAATAGACAGTAAGGGGAAATTCGATCTTCAGCTAGCCCTTACTGAAATGTTTATGAACGCCGTTGAACACGGTAATTGCGCAATTGGGTTTGAAGATAAAAAACAATGGATTGAAAGTGGAGGGAACATGGGAGAACTGATATTGCAACGTAATCAGCAACCCGATATCCTGAAGAAACGAGTCCGTTTCGAGTATACGCTCAAACCGATGGAAGGATATTTTTCTATTACCGATCAGGGAGAAGGGTTTGATTGGCCTGGAATTATGGAACGTATAGAACAGCAGGGACTTCTTTCTTTAAATGGGCGGGGGATTTTGCTGGCGCAGAGTGTAACGCGGGACCTCACATATAATGAAAAGGGGAATGCTGTGACATTTAAATTTTTCTATAACGAGGAAATGGCTGAGCTTGTTCCGGCGCTCTTTAAAAATATCGAACCTCGGAAGGTAGATCAGGGAGATATAGTTTTTCAACAGGGAGAATCAAGCAGCTCTCTCTATTATATAGTCAATGGCTCTTATGATATTATTGTTAATGGAAAAATTGTTTCCTGTTTAAACTCCGACGATATTTTTATGGGTGAAATGTCTTTTCTTCTCAATAACAGACGTTCTGCAACAGTACGGGCTAAGGTAAAAGGACAGCTTATCAAGATCTCGAAAAAGGAATTTGTTCGGGCCATTAAGGAAAAGCCTCATTATGCGCTTTTTCTAACCCGGCTTCTTGCCCAACGTATACATCGTGGAAATCATTTTGAGCGAATGGACTAA